ACGCGGCACCGAGACTCCATCGGAAGTTGGAATCCTCTGGGTGGCTCGGTGGCTGGCTTGGCACGGGTTGGCAAAACGGAACGACATTTCGTCGACAAGCATGTGGTGGCAAAAACGCGGCCCAACCACACGACATTGCAGTTGGCTCTGGTGCATAAGTGTGTCCGGTTTTTGTGCGGCTGTGTATCGTgctgatgtttttttgtatgttttgtgcATCTCGTTTACGTTCCGTTTCACAAATTATCCTTGCTGGAGAGGGCAGCATAAAAAATGCTGTGCTCACGAACAGGGAAGCTGACAAGCGTAATACGGAGGCCAAAATGGAGAGCGCGCTAGACGAGGAAAGAGCAGCATGAGGTCGAAGTTTTTGTTCGCAGCTTAGCGCGAACTTTGCGGATCATTCGGCAATGCCACTTCTCAGGGTGCTGGCAGGGTGCTGTCGTCATTGAGGCCTTTCGCTAGTACATTTTTGTGGCTCTCAACGAATGTTGTTTAGTAGTCTGTGGCTGTTGCTTGAGATCACATCATTTTAGCGAGACAAATAAATAAGCAGAGTTTCTCAAAAAAAGCGGTCGTTTGGAACACATTTTCCCACTTAAGGTCCCTTGGTTTGCTGCAACTGCAACGAATTAAACGATCTGAACGCGCAAAGACGTTGTTTTGCTCATCTACTTGCTTACTGCATTCTCAGCAAGCAACATTCTCAGGGTCAGTGGAAacgcaaaaagcaaaaaccacACAACTCTAACGCGCACCAAGCACTGCCCCAGATGCGAACGCCAGCTGGCTGTGGGATCTCTTCCGTTCTTCCGCCACACAAAAGTTAGACAGCAGAAACTTCAATCCAACGAGAGTACTGGAACACAAAATCGTTCCCCGTCTCGTATCGTGCTGCGGCAGCAAAGGGTCGTCTTTCGCGATGGTTTCTGTctcttctgctgctgccgttgcaaCAATGTATGTGCACAAACAGCGAGCGGTCGGGAGGGGATGCGATCGATTTCATCGGTTGCCCACAGGCGGGTCGTTTTACCAGTGCCATGTTGTCTCTAACATTAATTATGCTGGCTATCGCGTGTTAATTtgcgcgtttgtttgtttctgcctggcggcggcggcggcggcgtctTCTCCCGAGCATGGTTTGTGTCACCATGCGAAGGagacggagcagcagcagctcgtcgtGTACGCTGGCCAGTGTATTGGGAGATCGGTATTGCCGCTTTATGCACTGTCCATCGATTTCTGCATACAATGTTCGTTCGATTGGATTTCACGATAGCATGCTTTTTTGTAGTTAGTTTGTAATCCATGAAGGTGATGAGGGAAATCAAAACCACCCTGTGTGTTGTATCCAAGGAGCAACCGTTCAAACTCTTCTCCGGTTGCGGATGAAAGAACACTTAATTTTTCTCATAGACCGATGGTTCTACATCAACGAATAACGAGGTGTTACATTTACGATTTCAACCAGCTTATTTAATTGTCGGATATATAGTTATGCTTCACAGCTTATCCGAAGTTGCAAAGTCGAGATAGGAAAACCATTAGTTCGTTCCTGCGCCGTCGCCATCGTCGTCGGATTTGCAGTGAAATAAATGTTAACGCCAATGCTTGTTTCCTTCGTGTCGGTTGCGTCTGATAATTCGTAATGGAGGTGAAAACACTTAAGATACGATCTAAAAGTgcagtttaaaataaaaataagcttttttcCACGGCCCTCATCCAATGCAATGCGCTCGGCTTGCAGTCGAGTTTCTCACACGTGCTCACAATGCAGCCCACAGTGGAAGCAACCGAACGGGTAGTCGAGTGACAAGTGCACCCAGAGGTGGACAGAGTCATCGCTAGCCGGGCAGGAAAGAAACCTGTTCAATTATCAACCCATGCAGCCAGGCTTTCGTCTCCGTCCGTTTCACACACCGCCGATCAATGCTGCTGAGTCGGCGGACTACATTCCCGAACTCCACACACCACTCCAAGGGAAACCCTCGAACGTGCATCCCTTATTCCCCTCCCGAGGCAAGAACCCTTTTTGTGTACGGTGATGGTAAAGTCGCTTTGAAAGCAGTCGAAAGAATGCATCTGACGAATGGTGCTGCATCTAAAGCAATACGAGGACACACAGAGGCAAGACTGCCGCGAATCGAAATGCAATTCGTCCCGTGTCGCTGTGTGTGCGCACAGTTTGATCGATGGTTACGTGTCGCTGTTCGATGGGCAAGGGATGGAAGGGAAGCAGTTGCAGTTTTCCGACTTTCCACGCCCGAGAGCCGGATGAGACAGTGTGGCGATTGTGTCGTTCTGGGTTTCCGTGGACTCGGCGTCCAAGGAAGTACGGAGAACCAGCAAAGAACAGTCGGATCAACCTGTcgatgaggggggggggctgggCTGGTTGGTGGTGCACACTATTTCATTCTATTCGTTTTGGTTCGCTCACATTAACTACCGGCACCTGCACGACAGCATAGCGGAGCATAGTTGACAAATGCAACGCGAGCGGACACAGGAATGTAGTCGAGCGCATAAGGCTGAGGGAGCGCCCTTTTCCTATTACATCCCTTGTTCATTTAAGGTACGTCCCCGTAGCTTCGTTGTGATAACTTAATTTATGAAATAGCTTTTTCCTTAGCCGGATGACGGGAAGGTATGCAATGGGAGGCTATGGCCTGACCATTTCCAAGCGAAGCTCAGCTTATGAAAAAAGACGAAGGCACCTTGTATGGGAAGGCGGAGGCTGTTGGCCGTCGGTAGAATGGAATAGCTTACTCACTTTGTTGATGATCTTTTTTCGCACGGCTAGAGAATCGAAtgggaaagggaaagagaaTATGCATTAAGCTTTGGCAGAATCTTCAGCAGCAATAGCGTAATGCAGCGGAAAAAGGCAACGAATGACGTATTTTAGTAAACGACGAAATTATCAACTCTGTTTGCTTTTCAACGATGTGGTCTTGCTGTCTTGTAAATGCATTTTCTCTTTGCATTAAAATGTCTCCAGTTTGTTCAATCAACTAATAAGCAATTTTCCACCTCCATTGTCTCGTTTTAGGCGGCCTGGGAAGGTCCGATTCCCATCAAAGCGGAACCACTGGACATTCCACTGAAGAAACCAAAGCTAATGAACGATGCTGGATCGATGTATCACAGTAGCAgcggcagtagtagtagtgttgGTAGCAGTCGGACACAGCACTATgccacccagcagcagcagcagttgctgGTGCATCCACAGTCCCACCTGctgcaccatcaccagcagtCGCAGCAGCAGACGAGTGCAGCCTTCCGGCCCTGGACCGCCCAGCAAAAGGCGCAAAAGTAcgcgcagcaacagcagcaggcgctgctgctgcagcagatcgCACCGTACGCGAACGGCACAGGCACCACGATCGTGAACGGCACGATCCGACCGACCTCGCCCGGTGGCAGCATTCTGGCGCTCAGCCAAGAGCCGCCGCTGCTCCAGAACCCGGAGAACGTGGTACCGATGTCGGAGACGGACAAGTTCGAGCGTTCGTACCAGCCGAACGTTGCGCTAGTGCCACGCAAAACGATCCTGTGCGGAAAGGAGCCGCCCGCGGTCTCGGTGACCGCTGTCCGCGAGCGGCGCGAGTACGATGGCAACAAGGATCGTTCCGTGATCAAGTGTGAGGTGGTGCAGATCAAACAGGAAAGCCCCGCCACGCCGCCAGCGATTGCTGCCGGCGGTGGTGCAGCCGTCGATGGATCGATGCGGTCCGTGATCAAGTGTGACGTGCAGATCAAACAGGAACGTTCCGGGACGCCCGCGTCGGCAGGCTCGGGACACTTGGATCATGGTGGACGAGGAGGCCGAGAAGACAACAGTCGCTCACCGGGTCCACCGTCCTCGGCACACATTCCCGTATCGCCTCCACCACCGGCAGGAGCGATCGCGATCAGTACGATCATtgccaagcagcagcagcagcaacaacaccaccaccagcaagtGTCATCGATGGCAACGTACGGAaatagcaacagcaacagcccCGTTCCGATCGCGCTGGATGCGCAGCATTCCGGGTCGTCCGGGTCGAACGAGATCACCTCGTCGACGTcaccactgccaccaccgccatcaTCGATCGTGGTGAACATGAACGGTGGAGGGGACGGCGGGGCGCGCGCCCGGGAGCAGACGGGAGACAAGCCAAAGCTAGTGCTAATAAAAGAACCGATCATCAGTCCACCGCTGAGCACACGGACGCCCACGGGTCGGCATTCTCCACACGGCCATAtgctgcaacagcagcaaggcGGTGGTTCCGGCCATCATTCGCAGCCAGTGTCCCCGCCGCCACCGTCGCACCACAGCGAGCACCATCAGCCGATGTATCTGCACCACCATCAGGTactacagcagcaacagcagcaacagcagcagcagcacttccGATCTCATCATCCCGGCACGACGACCGCCGACACGATAATCCACCGGAACGGGCATCCGGTGGTGGGCAACTCGGAGTTTGAGCTGTCTACCGACACGGACGATGACAGCCAGACCGGCGAACCGGACAGCAGCAACGTTCCCACGACGATGGAGCTGATCGGCGAGGTACTGAAGGAGGTAGAAACGGAAACGAAGCAGCAGATACTGAACATCTTCAAGGTGCTGCTGCAGGAGAGCCGCGTCGAGCACCACCGGCTGCAGATGGAGATCCGCGCGAAGGAGGACCAGCTGATGGAGGTGCAGCGGCACAACATGGAGATCCAGCGCCAAACGGACCacttgcagcagcaaaaccatCAGCTGCAGCTCGAGCTTGATCGTGCGTTGCTGAAGATTGAAGCGTTGCGCGAGCATCAACACCAGCAGTCGCAGCTccatcatcaccagcagcagcaccaccaacagcagcagcatcacatCATGGTGCGGGAAACGCTAGGCGGGGTGGGCGAGTCCAGTACCTCCTCTACCCCGCCATCGCCCCTGTCGCTCGTCAGCAACGgtagcaacagcaaccacaGCCATCAGCTGATCGAGCGGCGGAACAGTTTCCCGGAAAAGTCGGAAATCATCATGAAGCCGCTGAAGAAGCTGCTCCGGCGCAGCCCGGACGATGCGACGACGGTGCTAATGTTGGCATCGCCACCGCCCCAACCCACGGGCAGCCTGCCACCGGCGCTTCCAGCATGTCTGTCAATTACGGCTACCACCGTGTCGGTGGCCCCGAAAGCGTCCTCTACCCAGTCGGACCCGGAAGCGGGGCGCGAAGCTAGTCGGCGGCAGCCTTCTGTCTCTCCGTCGCCGACGCTAAGAGCGGGCGAATCGTCGCCACCGCCTGCTGCTTTACAGCAGCCGCCGCAACCACcgcccccaccaccaccaacaagtGCCACCATTGTACCTGCATCACCGACAACGATAACGGCCGTCAGTGCCGTGAATGGCGGCTCCTCCACGGCTTCATGCATCACCCAACCGTCGTCGTCCGCCCTAGAGAACGGTCCCTCGCCATCACCGATCGTTGTCGTTATTCCGGTGAGCAGCAGTGGTGGCTCTTTGCCAAAAGATGCTAGCGGCAGTTGTTCTCCACGACCGCCGTCGCGGGCTGgctcgccgcagtgtgacGGCAAAGGGCGACGCACTCCGGCGGAAGGCAACGATAGTGGTGACGATCAGGATGAGGATGAACCGATGGAAGAATCTGTTGTTGCTACGGACTCTTCAAGGACTGTGGAAGTGTCATCGGACGCTGCACCAGAGGGAACGGCCAAAGCGTCAGCGATCAGCGCAGCGAAGGGCAGCGCAATTGGGACAAGTACACCTTCGGGTGGTGCCAGCAATCAGGAGAACGATTCGCCGAACCGATCCAATCGAGGCAGCTCCGGCGGtggcactaccaaaagcaGCTGTGACAACTGATAGTTGGTGATCCGTTGGCGCTGAACCAGGGGATGCGCGACGGCGGATCGGTACAGCGCTAAGCAGCGAAACAGCGTAACCTAAAGTGTAGAGCGTGTCATTATCAccttaaaaatattatttatcttTGGTTACCAAGTCCGGTTGGCGGTGGAAGACATGAGGTGGATGCACACACAGCTGTTGTGGTCCCCGTTTGCTCTCGAAACCGCACACCAAGTGAAGCATTTTCGTACGATCCATTCTCTCCAAACGTTTGCTTCGAGTTTTGTCCAAGCCAAAATCAAAGTTTGTGTATAATTGGTATTCGTTTCGTTCCCACCTAAATTATTTATACGGTACGATTATTAAATGGAGGGGCAGGAGAAGGTAGACCCAGCTCTTACGACGACTACGTGAacctatcttgcgcgcaaacCAAACGTTCATCCGCACAAACTGGAAAGCTGGTTGGGAAAGGCATCTCTGCGTCAGGGTAGTTGATCGCTATGCACGAACAACGAACAGTCTTACTGAGCAGCGTGATCGATAGTAATTGCCAATGGTCActtgaaagaagaaaaagagggAACAAATGGAAAAGCATCCTCACAGGACAAGCCGCGAGCCGCGATTAGACAGGCATACTTTTTCCCCCTTCTCTGCTATTTTCTATGCTGTCCGGTAATAGCGATTAGGTCGGCAGTGCGCGCAGTACAGTAgttttaataatttctttGAATTAACCACTAAGTGGTTTTAAGTATGGTAGATTGTAGTGTCGAAAAACAAACCGAAACGACGCGGCAGTAAGATGTGTGGTGTACGAAGCGACGGTGTATAAAGCAGTAACTCGTAAGATGCTGTAAGAATTCGCCAAGTatcggagaaaaaaaaactagtagCTAACAGGCTAGGCGAAACAGAAAAACCCCGTGCAAGCGCAAAACGATATgaaaaacgaagcaaacaaaagaaaaaataacgaaCAACGTGCTGGCAATGCACACACAGTGTAAAACAGTAAGTAACCCTCTTTACGGTAAAAGTCAGTCGATAACTACTATATTAAAACCAACAAGCACATACGCAAATggagaggaagaaaacaaagaaacacacGCTAAACTAAAAACAGCGCAGCATAGTGAAGAGATAAAGCGTAAGCATGGAACCATCTTAAActtaagtttcaactgtttttaaaacaagcgtttcAACAAGTTAAACCCTAGCGATAAAGCgtttaaacaaacacaaataagTAGTACCAGGCGTTAGTGCGAGCCGCACGTCCTCGGTTCGTCGAAGTAGAGGTTGTAGCCCGGGTTTTGTAGGTGTCCCGTGCGACACGGACGAATGCGTGCAGAGTCATCCCATTGTAAATAGAGCTGTCCCACTAGAACATTTAAGCAAACGAACCCATGAATGCACCCTTGAATGCACACTCACGTCCACGATTATGCGAATGTAGAGCGCAACATTTCATTCTACTTCCAATGTAgagctgtttgtttttgtttttacatatAATTCCTTTTTGTAAATTCCCTTGCCTCCTTTTGATTGCCTTTCTTGTGCCTTCTTGCCATGGAGGGCTTAGAAGGACGAGTATTCGGAAGGAACTAGTGCCAGTTATTGTAATCGATTCAAGCAGAACCTTTCACTCGATGAGAAATTCCTCTGGCAGCGCGTTGTCAGTGCGTACGAtatttatttcgtttattttggCCTCGTACTACATTAAATTATAACTTTCGTTTTCAAAATTTATGCTCCTGTCTCTTACCCCTCTCCGTTGCGGAGTCTCCTCACACAGTACTAAAATTCACCTGGTGGCGAGGAAGGATGTTGCAAAGCGACACTACTCCTCCGATCATTAGTGCTTATCTGTACGGCTTTCCTTTCGATGGGGCATCTCCATCGATCCTTTGCATGGtaaccttcacacacacacacatctgtATCTTTACCTTAATTTATTACAAGCAATTCTGACATCAATGGTGTATGTATTTCCgctttttatttactttaatCTGCTTAAAGCATCCCTCCTTTGGTTAAACTAAGTTTGATAGGAAAGGAGAGTGGGTGCGTTCAAAACCAAGTTTTTCGATccaaaaaaaagagcatactcatacaaaaagaaacaaatgtaTGCTTGTTTCTGTACACTGCTTATGCTTCCTTctattctattttttgtttgtttcctgtcgatcgatcgatcggtgtGAGAGTTGGGATAAAATTCCTTCTAGCTTAAagctttctttcctttccctcccatCCAGCGCGCATAACGCTGGATAAAAGAATCGAGTCGAAACATAGGCGTACACAATATTACTGTCGATCTTAAGTGTAATTTTGtataaagagagaaaaaagcgtAACTTTAAATAACGATAAGATCCGTTAAGAAACAAACCATGCTACTAGAGTTAGAGTGTGTAACTGATTACAAGTAAAAAGGACAAATCAtccaaaagaaaacatactGAAAGGAGCCATGTGTCCTTCTTGCGCGCTTGTGTGCTGAATTGGTGTattgagaaagaaaaaaaaagtaaaaacaaaagagtCAAACAAGAAGTTGGTCCTCGTTAGGGTGCAAACAACGAATGTGGACCGAATTAACGACTACCGCCACTACCATCTAGTGTTGTGCACTAATGTTCTGCCGCAATGTTCTCATTGATTAAACGTACTTTTATACGCTCGCACCGCAATAATCTCTgcgtatatatgtgtgtgtgtgtcgaacaCCAGATTCCGGGTTCGTAGTTCGCAATCCCATTTCGAGTAACTGCCAGTTTGAAAAGCAACAAGTTCAAAAATTAAGtaaaaacgaaagcaaaagcataACGAGACGAAACGAAACTGTCACAACAACCGCGTCACGGCGAACCCTTTTCGTTATTTTCAACTGtaataaatgaaacaaaatgtaaGCTTTTCAAGCTTTCCCGCTAGTGAAACTATTATGTGGTGtaatgtttctttctttttcgccTCCCCTTTCCAGTCGATAACGCATATTGAGCCTGGTCCGGTTAGGTTGTTCGGTTTTGGTGACTGCAATTGTGAATTAACATGCGCAAACTGATAGACTATAGACGAACTTAAGCAACCCAAACGCGAAACTGTTTGCCTTATGCATGGTGGTCGGAAAAATGTTCAAGTATTGGTAAGGATCGAGATCGCCCAAAATCCTCCGTTTTCCGGATTAATATCCGAATGACAAGAGCAACAATTTTGCATGGATTCCGTTTCGTTTTCGTGTTTTGCTGTGCGGTTTTATTTCGCTACGTGTTCTGTACTGGCATCCTTCGCAATATGcaattgtgtgtatgtgtgtgagtgtatgtacTTGAGAAAAACGCACATCCAGCAAAATGGTGGTTTCATGTTATACGATAGAGCTGCTCTCGCTGCTACTCTGCTGTCTATTGGTTCAGGGGGGGCAGCGTGGACCTGACTGCTAAGCTCGTGGGGACGGCATGAAGGACGAAGGAGACTAAAAGCAATTTAGTAACTTAAGCAAGCGAACTCATTCCCAACACGAAGGGAAACGCACTCACGCAACATGaaaaggaaagggaaaaaggGGGACAGCAAATTCATACGCATAATGCATCTCCGTGCATCTTCTCGCTGGTAGTGCACCCTAGCACGACACGTGACACAATATACCGAACATGAaaggacacaaacacaaacacacacacacacacacatacaagaaaaacggaaacacTTACAAAAACACTAACGCGTAATGAGAAAAGTGGCGGTGCAAAAAAGGGGGTAACTAAATACATATAAcaaatacaataaataaataaataaatatatagatatatatacatGTACGATTCACTATCGTCAAGATTCACTTTCTAGACTCCTGATTGCGAAACGAAGTACAAATTAGAATGTATGctttaaaaacaaactcataggaaaatgaagaaaaaatctTTCACTACTCATTGCACACAGATAAGCTACTATATGACAAAAAATACAGGAGTGCGCTAGGCAACGCCAAGCAAACCAAACCTGGTGCAGCAGCCCTGCCTGCCGGACCGTAATCCTTTCTGCAACGCGATGCTTGGGACCGCAGACGGGCtataaaaaatcacacacacacatagtttACAAACATTATGGGTATTTTTGCCTCCCAATATTGATGCTTTTTCCTCTCCTCCTGCGTTGTTATACCGTTTTGTGCGTGCAGCGTGCGAAAACTGTTCATGTGGTTTGCTTCATGTGCCAAATTTGAGTTTACATGTAACTCGATAAAGATAACTTGTTGATGCTTCTGTTCCATTATCGAAACGTTCAGTGTTTTTCTTCTGGCACGATTTATTTCGAATGCCTGCTTCTCTGTACAGAAATGCGATACGCTGtacgaaaaaaattaaagcaatgttcgatacaacagcaacaaaacccaattcttcttttttttagaaaCATATTTACTCGATGGGCAAACGAACAATAGACCGATAAACAAAGAGAATCAAAATGATACatgtatagaaaaaaaagcaacaagatAACATCAAATACATAAAAGAAAACTGCACCGTTAAGAAACCTTAGCCATACTATTTTTCTACACTTAAATATtgtaagaaaatgaaaaacaaacaaatgaacgAGTTTTACCGTATCGCGGTGGTAACTGGCGATAGTAAAAGTGAACAAAAACATGAGAAAACATAAATAGCATCGGTTTATTGAACGTACACGAATTTAATAGTAAAATGCATAATATGCGTTAGTGAAAACCAGGCTTAATATCTAGAGAACTCCCAATGCAGAAAACAACAGTAGAAataacacatacaaaccaaTTTGTTCACAAGTCAGTCTCATTTCCCAGTCCGATTATAtttctcgttttttgttttgttttgattcacCTACCGGTTTCTGATCTTACGCTCCAATTCTTGGTGCACCATCTAGATCTCAGTAGAGAATCAATAATAATAGTAGATCGTTCCTTTTTTACATGCGCCTGTGTGATGCAGGCGCCGATCTTCGGCTTGCACATCGTAAGAAAACTTATAGCAAAATGAGACACATGTGTAAAAGTggttgaaaaaagaaaacgtatTTAAATAATAGCCAAAGTAGCATCTATGAGAGTtctaaagaaataaaaaagagaaacaaaacaaaaaactcaaacaTCCAACACACCATAGAACATTTTTAATagtaaaaacatacacacacataaagcTACTACCCGGTGGTGGGATTAGGGAAGAAACACGCGCATGTATAAATACCATACATAACAAAGGGAAGAAGAGAGAAGCAGACGCATTAGACTAtacatttgaagtaaaatttaCCATCCAAAGTAAATATTCGATACACATTCATACAAAAAGCTCTCTTCGGGACAAGAAGGAAGAACATTATAAAACGCAAACGTTATACACAAC
This sequence is a window from Anopheles merus strain MAF chromosome 3R, AmerM5.1, whole genome shotgun sequence. Protein-coding genes within it:
- the LOC121597667 gene encoding homeotic protein female sterile, which codes for MTEYVPPHVISVLKTYQDKAPRSLHGPGLSLVHPSKAGAATGPGGAIVVGRAETPDHLASQHHALSHHAGEPSGGGGGGGGRAGSDEDELPQPRQPMGPPVPGVPIMTTPDPDCGILHMTMLEGKRIGCFLLGGETRLCLPQIFNNILMDFSVEQINRSIQELMIYLYNCTDQQLAEFKRANIIPDTAKSCGLITRTNAERLCSSLLHQAHELRPRLKGGGPGSALLNGSFRVYHRCFGRGEGLFLPELYSYDEQSCIECAECRGLFSPQKFVCHQHEPQEIRTCHWGFNSSNWRSYIHVAESEKNREEHAQVLDKIWLKEREIEQELEAERAFWVARRKAAWEGPIPIKAEPLDIPLKKPKLMNDAGSMYHSSSGSSSSVGSSRTQHYATQQQQQLLVHPQSHLLHHHQQSQQQTSAAFRPWTAQQKAQKYAQQQQQALLLQQIAPYANGTGTTIVNGTIRPTSPGGSILALSQEPPLLQNPENVVPMSETDKFERSYQPNVALVPRKTILCGKEPPAVSVTAVRERREYDGNKDRSVIKCEVVQIKQESPATPPAIAAGGGAAVDGSMRSVIKCDVQIKQERSGTPASAGSGHLDHGGRGGREDNSRSPGPPSSAHIPVSPPPPAGAIAISTIIAKQQQQQQHHHQQVSSMATYGNSNSNSPVPIALDAQHSGSSGSNEITSSTSPLPPPPSSIVVNMNGGGDGGARAREQTGDKPKLVLIKEPIISPPLSTRTPTGRHSPHGHMLQQQQGGGSGHHSQPVSPPPPSHHSEHHQPMYLHHHQVLQQQQQQQQQQHFRSHHPGTTTADTIIHRNGHPVVGNSEFELSTDTDDDSQTGEPDSSNVPTTMELIGEVLKEVETETKQQILNIFKVLLQESRVEHHRLQMEIRAKEDQLMEVQRHNMEIQRQTDHLQQQNHQLQLELDRALLKIEALREHQHQQSQLHHHQQQHHQQQQHHIMVRETLGGVGESSTSSTPPSPLSLVSNGSNSNHSHQLIERRNSFPEKSEIIMKPLKKLLRRSPDDATTVLMLASPPPQPTGSLPPALPACLSITATTVSVAPKASSTQSDPEAGREASRRQPSVSPSPTLRAGESSPPPAALQQPPQPPPPPPPTSATIVPASPTTITAVSAVNGGSSTASCITQPSSSALENGPSPSPIVVVIPVSSSGGSLPKDASGSCSPRPPSRAGSPQCDGKGRRTPAEGNDSGDDQDEDEPMEESVVATDSSRTVEVSSDAAPEGTAKASAISAAKGSAIGTSTPSGGASNQENDSPNRSNRGSSGGGTTKSSCDN